A genomic region of Aspergillus oryzae RIB40 DNA, chromosome 1 contains the following coding sequences:
- a CDS encoding pyridoxal phosphate-dependent aminotransferase (1-aminocyclopropane-1-carboxylate synthase, and related proteins), with translation MPYPPIAQHDGVPHGTASRPAHSLSLRASTSLRDTSNGLWDILNDLWHPESNPHGYVTLGAGHNALMQEQLLHRVNSNFDLPGRHLLLNDTITGSVRLKTAIARFLTRYLSPSKALKPSQIIATNGVSSATEHCSWALCDPGEGMLVGRPYYRDFSRDICLRPGAKLVPVSFDEMDPVGVSAVSKYEEAIVSSREQGCTIRAIMLCNPHNPLGRCYPPSFLVGLMKLCQKHGVHLISDEIYALSVWRHGQDGATTIEDFTSVLSINYDGVIDPKLVHVLWGISKDFGANGVRLGVIISQNNGDLLESIRGVGQFSSISGFADYVTTSILEDEEFVDRYIEESREKLAAAYNYVVIFLDNHGIPHARGSNAGFFVWCDLLTAYLKAQPNRPSDDSDSAKWNRSRELAEKLALHKVHLGVGDDFGSEQPGWFRITFSQHRVQLDEGLKRIVKALHS, from the coding sequence ATGCCTTATCCACCCATTGCGCAACACGATGGCGTGCCTCATGGTACTGCCAGCCGACCTGCACATTCCCTGTCTCTCAGGGCAAGTACCTCGCTGAGAGACACAAGCAATGGCCTCTGGGACATTCTGAACGATCTCTGGCATCCAGAGAGCAACCCTCACGGCTATGTCACACTCGGCGCTGGACACAATGCTTTGATGCAAGAACAGCTGCTACATCGCGTGAACAGTAACTTCGATCTTCCCGGACGACACCTTTTGTTGAACGACACCATCACGGGGTCTGTCCGGCTGAAAACTGCTATCGCTCGCTTTCTCACTCGTTATCTCAGCCCTTCAAAAGCGCTGAAGCCATCGCAGATCATTGCCACCAATGGGGTTTCATCTGCGACCGAGCACTGCTCATGGGCCTTGTGTGACCCAGGTGAAGGGATGCTGGTTGGGCGCCCGTATTATCGAGATTTCAGCAGAGACATCTGCCTGCGGCCAGGGGCTAAGCTCGTTCCAGTCAGCTTCGACGAGATGGATCCTGTCGGTGTGTCTGCTGTGTCAAAATATGAAGAAGCCATCGTAAGCTCCCGTGAGCAAGGCTGTACTATACGAGCCATTATGCTCTGCAACCCGCACAATCCCTTGGGTCGATGTTATCCTCCGTCGTTCCTTGTGGGGCTGATGAAGCTTTGTCAAAAACACGGCGTGCATTTGATCAGCGATGAGATATATGCTTTGTCAGTTTGGAGACATGGTCAGGATGGGGCAACGACCATAGAAGATTTTACCTCAGTGCTTTCTATCAACTATGATGGAGTGATTGACCCGAAGCTTGTTCATGTCCTTTGGGGTATTAGCAAGGATTTTGGCGCGAATGGAGTGCGACTAGGTGTGATTATTTCCCAAAACAATGGCGACTTGCTTGAATCGATCAGAGGGGTTGGCCAGTTTAGCTCGATTTCTGGCTTCGCAGACTATGTGACGACAAGTATTCttgaagacgaagagttCGTGGACCGATATATCGAGGAAAGCCGTGAGAAGCTTGCTGCGGCTTACAACTATGTGGTCATATTCCTGGATAACCACGGAATACCCCACGCAAGAGGATCAAACGCAGGGTTCTTTGTCTGGTGTGATCTATTAACAGCTTATCTAAAAGCCCAACCCAACCGTCCATCTGATGACAGCGACTCTGCTAAATGGAACAGAAGTAGGGAGCTGGCAGAAAAGTTGGCCCTGCACAAAGTGCATCTTGGAGTTGGCGATGACTTCGGTAGTGAGCAGCCCGGATGGTTCCGCATCACCTTTTCTCAACACCGTGTTCAGCTCGATGAGGGATTGAAACGCATTGTCAAAGCCCTTCACTCTTAA
- a CDS encoding uncharacterized protein (predicted protein), translated as MDSPLLSPAKARQAAIQAKDWAYVNSWLSRQYAPNPVPTFERNEDTLRTLLALAAANDTADEEAALLHQAREQAVQGFKAREETEDKQKKEILDELEYCLDDKGGQDLDDLAKSAAALGALDVEAAHLGQAVVDLTKEEFGVQDQLDKVDMLHDYLQRELEALRRQLDELRSDPAYEVPADLPAKTVEWTKGTKVLAAKVNEYQDRVAALKRNQSKGPTLGEVLAEEEDIKKLMDNVKSLEHRLQLFQNLPTDVQGARAKYRELLEELSELTQERDSKLDQSRREK; from the coding sequence ATGGACAGCCCCCTTCTTTCCCCCGCCAAAGCGCGACAAGCAGCCATCCAAGCAAAAGATTGGGCCTACGTCAACTCCTGGCTAAGTCGCCAATACGCCCCGAACCCAGTCCCCACATTCGAACGAAACGAAGATACGCTACGCACATTACTTGCCCTAGCGGCAGCCAACGACACcgccgacgaggaagcgGCCCTCCTACACCAGGCACGCGAACAAGCCGTGCAGGGATTCAAAGCGCGcgaagagacagaagacaaacagaagaaggaaatacTCGATGAGCTGGAATATTGTCTCGACGATAAAGGTGGACAGGATCTGGATGATCTGGCCAAATCGGCCGCGGCGTTGGGTGCTCTGGACGTGGAGGCGGCACACCTGGGTCAAGCCGTTGTCGACTTGACGAAGGAGGAATTTGGCGTGCAGGACCAGCTGGATAAGGTGGATATGTTACATGATTATCTGCAGAGGGAGTTGGAGGCGCTGCGCCGGCAACTGGATGAACTTAGGTCAGATCCGGCGTATGAGGTTCCGGCTGATTTGCCGGCTAAGACGGTTGAGTGGACGAAAGGTACGAAGGTTCTCGCTGCTAAAGTTAATGAATATCAGGATAGGGTTGCTGCTTTGAAGAGGAATCAAAGCAAAGGGCCTACGTTGGGTGAGGTgctggcggaggaggaagatatcaaaaaGCTTATGGATAATGTCAAGAGTTTGGAACATCGGCTTCAGTTGTTCCAGAATCTTCCTACGGATGTACAAGGGGCGCGGGCTAAGTATCGAGAGTTATTAGAGGAACTCAGCGAGCTTACCCAAGAACGAGACTCGAAGCTTGATCAATCCAGACGGGAGAAGTGA
- a CDS encoding NYN domain-containing protein (predicted protein) codes for MPSSATSSSNWDFTPVINLLRSPTYSSGDRSTPARHNDSHQAPSTPGTVAAQGLNDSAPDLKHESGGPPKLGDFSSLWDFLGNTTPPVGAEAGLRQATKESIVEQPPQQPKRIQILKRPSHGDTNVDSPDKTLPRTPPRPIPTSDVSKSHETTVEYRTTKHRNQTKQPTYEPHLSEGTVEAESDNPSIFDSSYSKRRVVSFVPSQVGIAEALSESSETPPSSFDEADGALAPIAIQNLPGGAIRVQPVAYKSAADRKVGLLTKLLKNFPDYAETITRVGRAGKSKPGSSTCRPIHVFVDMSNIMVGFHDSMKVSRNIPVKTRIRRLPLSFQNFSLILERGRPTAKKVLVGSDRFAAIDDGEKLGYETNILDRVHKVKQPTRRQLKYRKGPRAGAHDGGSGSETNDAPEERWVEQGVDEILHLKILESLLDTDEPATIVLATGDAAEAEFSGGFMKMVERALRRGWTVELVSFSQVTSYAYRKKEFRSKWGNKFKMIALDGYIEELLDM; via the exons ATGCCATCGTCGgctacatcttcttcgaacTGGGATTTCACTCCGGTGATCAACCTACTGCGCTCGCCGACGTACAGCAGCGGTGACCGTTCCACCCCTGCTCGCCACAATGACTCCCACCAAGCTCCATCCACTCCCGGCACGGTTGCTGCCCAAGGTCTAAATGACTCGGCACCCGATCTGAAGCACGAGAGCGGTGGACCCCCAAAGCTTGGTGATTTCTCCTCCCTATGGGATTTCCTTGGCAACACCACGCCTCCTGTCGGGGCAGAAGCTGGACTTCGTCAAGCGACCAAGGAAAGCATTGTCGAACAACCTCCACAGCAGCCGAAGCGGATTCAGATACTCAAGCGTCCCTCTCACGGGGACACCAACGTTGATAGCCCGGATAAAACGCTTCCGCGTACGCCTCCTCGGCCGATCCCCACTTCGGATGTGTCCAAGTCCCATGAGACTACCGTCGAATATCGTACCACAAAACACCGtaaccaaaccaagcaaCCAACCTATGAGCCTCACTTGTCGGAAGGCACTGTGGAAGCAGAGTCCGACAACCCGAGCATCTTTGATTCGTCTTATTCCAAACGGCGCGTCGTTTCTTTCGTCCCGTCTCAGGTGGGCATAGCGGAGGCCTTGAGTGAGTCGTCCGAGACCCCGCCATCCTCGTTTGATGAAGCCGATGGGGCTTTAGCCCCTATCGCTATCCAAAATCTCCCGGGGGGCGCCATCCGCGTGCAGCCCGTTGCGTACAAGTCGGCAGCCGATCGAAAAGTCGGTCTCTTAACCAAGCTGTTGAAGAACTTTCCCGACTACGCAGAGACTATAACTCGAGTTGGTCGGGCTGGGAAGTCCAAACCGGGTTCTTCTACATGTCGCCCGATTCATGTCTTTGTCGATATGTCTAAT ATCATGGTTGGGTTTCACGATTCCATGAAAGTATCCCGAAACATCCCTGTGAAAACACGGATTCGCCGCTTGCCACTCTCATTCCAGAACTTCTCATTGATCTTAGAGCGTGGTCGGCCAacggccaagaaggtcttgGTGGGCTCCGACCGCTTCGCTGCGATCGACGACGGCGAGAAACTCGGCTACGAGACGAACATTCTCGACCGAGTGCATAAGGTGAAACAACCGACTCGTCGTCAGCTGAAATACCGCAAAGGTCCTCGGGCAGGCGCTCATGATGGAGGCAGTGGTTCTGAAACGAACGACGCACCGGAAGAGCGCTGGGTCGAACAGGGGGTGGACGAAATTCTGCACCTGAAGATCCTGGAAAGCCTGTTGGATACAGATGAACCAGCGACCATCGTTTTAGCTACGGGGGACGCGGCGGAAGCCGAATTCTCCGGAGGATTCATGAAGATGGTAGAGCGAGCGCTGCGGCGGGGATGGACGGTGGAACTGGTGAGCTTCTCCCAGGTCACCAGCTACGCCTATCGCAAGAAAGAGTTCCGCTCGAAATGGGGGAACAAATTCAAGATGATCGCGTTGGATGGATATATCGAAGAGCTGTTGGACATGTGA
- the mog1 gene encoding Ran GTPase-binding protein MOG1 (predicted protein) encodes MTTYTPRDFYGGAIKGLIPQNWVDASNVREIPSHQEVYLSRTTLTSQITEINQRVTDPETSSLDTLINTQLQSQPLKPDAKAALYHVHDLCDEDDKLEIVTAPTRVILRKFPAGVVGYRGVVRVVSPKASSRAGARVGSGVGIGGAVAGSSAEGELTSTVTLWYLVVRLVEQETDLVVFVNVPREEFERAGDLRGLEAEERLAEGLIDGLVQELEVVDWGLFC; translated from the exons ATGACAACATACACCCCCCGCGACTTCTACGGTGGCGCAATCAAAGGTCTAATCCCGCAGAACTGGGTCGACGCAAG tAACGTCCGCGAAATCCCCTCCCACCAAGAAGTCTACCTCTCCCGCACAACCCTAACATCCCAAATCACCGAAATCAACCAACGCGTCACAGACCCCGAGACATCCTCTCTCGATACTCTCATAAACACACAACTCCAATCCCAGCCACTCAAGCCGGACGCAAAAGCAGCCCTGTACCATGTCCACGACCTCTGCGATGAGGACGATAAGTTGGAGATCGTGACGGCGCCGACACGGGTTATTTTGAGGAAATTCCCGGCTGGGGTTGTGGGGTATCGGGGTGTTGTGAGGGTTGTTTCTCCTAAGGCTTCTTCTAGGGCTGGGGCTAGGGTTGGGTCTggggttgggattggggGTGCGGTTGCCGGGTCGAGTGCTGAGGGGGAGTTGACTAGTACTGTGACGTTGTGGTATTTGGTGGTGAGGTTGGTGGAGCAGGAGAcggatttggtggtgtttgttAATGTGCCGAGGGAGGAGTTTGAGAGGGCTGGGGATTTGAGGGGGTTGGAGGCGGAGGAAAGGTTGGCTGAGGGGTTGATTGATGGTTTAGTACAGGAGTtggaggttgttgattgGGGTTTATTTTGTTag